A genomic stretch from Salarias fasciatus chromosome 10, fSalaFa1.1, whole genome shotgun sequence includes:
- the tpst1l gene encoding tyrosylprotein sulfotransferase 1, like, producing the protein MRSTRSNLLLGCVLLSSASLLYLGMSGIDCPPKSHRHRWMELNLGSGNESLSLTDHFPEDTPLIFIGGFPRSGTTLMRVMLDAHNSVRCGEETRVIPRLLAMRATWSRSVKERIRLDEAGVTDQVLDSAVRAFLLEVIVGHGEPAPRLCNKDPFALKSLSYLARIFPKAKFVLMLRDGRATVHSMISRKVTISGFDLTSYRDCLTKWSSAVDTMFSQCQAAGGARCLPVSYERLVLHPEREMRKLLRFLELRWDPAVLHHEELIGKAGGVSLSKVERSTDQVMKPVNTDALSKWVGNIPPDVVSDMAEIAPMLARLGYDPHANPPDYTKPEPAAAEAAHNDSQTLKATGSPHTS; encoded by the exons ATGAGGAGCACCAGGTCCAACCTGCTGCTGGGCTGCGTGCTCCTCAGCTCCGCCTCCCTGCTCTACCTGGGCATGAGCGGGATCGACTGCCCCCCGAAGAGCCACCGCCACCGCTGGATGGAGCTCAACCTGGGCTCGGGCAACGAGAGCCTGTCCCTGACCGACCACTTCCCCGAGGACACGCCCCTCATCTTCATCGGGGGCTTCCCCAGGAGCGGCACCACGCTGATGCGCGTCATGCTGGACGCCCACAATTCCGTGCGGTGCGGGGAGGAGACCAGAGTCATCCCCCGCCTCCTGGCCATGAGGGCGACCTGGAGCCGCTCGGTGAAGGAGAGGATCCGGCTGGACGAGGCCGGGGTCACCGACCAGGTGTTGGACTCCGCCGTGCGAGCGTTCCTGTTAGAG gtgaTCGTGGGCCACGGCGAGCCGGCGCCCCGGCTCTGCAACAAGGATCCGTTCGCCCTGAAGTCTCTGTCTTATCTGGCTCGCATCTTCCCCAAAGCCAAGTTTGTGCTCATGCTGCGAGACGGCCGGGCGACCGTCCACTCTATGATTTCACGCAAG GTCACCATCTCCGGCTTCGACCTGACCAGCTACCGGGACTGCCTGACCAAGTGGAGCAGCGCGGTGGACACCATGTTCAGCCAGTGCCAGGCGGCCGGCGGCGCCCGCTGCCTGCCCGTCAGCTACGAGCGGCTCGTCCTCCACCCGGAGCGGGAGATGAGGAAGCTGCTGCGCTTCCTGGAGCTGCGGTGGGACCCGGCCGTGCTGCACCACGAGGAGCTGATCGGGAAGGCCGGCGGCGTTTCTCTGTCCAA GGTGGAGCGCTCCACAGACCAGGTGATGAAGCCGGTCAACACCGACGCCCTCTCCAAGTGGGTGGGGAACATCCCGCCCGACGTGGTCAGCGACATGGCGGAGATCGCCCCCATGCTGGCCCGCCTGGGCTACGACCCCCACGCCAACCCGCCGGACTACACCAAGccggagccggcggcggcggaggcagcaCACAACGACTCTCAG ACCCTGAAAGCGACGGGAAGTCCCCACACCAGCTGA
- the LOC115395575 gene encoding opsin-3-like: MIQVQQSGNLSGAHSSGAQADAGALSRAAHTAAAVALGCILVLGFAGNFLALLVFSRFPGLRTPVNLLLINISVSDMLVCVFGTPLSFAASVRGRWLTGTHGCRWYGFSNALFGMVSLVSLSLLSLERYSTVLGGGHSDGSRHCRARLAVAASWIYSLAWTLPPLLGWSSYGPEGPGTTCSVQWRQRSAAARSYIGCLFVFCLLLPLLLMFFCYGRILLAVRAMARQVVRINRSSSEWREGRVLLMVVAMVTGYLLCWLPYGVVAMLASFGRPGMVPPAASLIPSLLAKASTVLNPVIYVLLNNQFSRCFLYMIRCSSEAPPTPVHLMLPSSRGVWLHAGAPLTEDPHTAAAAAGSRPALVLVAQLETQSAT; this comes from the exons ATGATCCAGGTGCAGCAGAGCGGCAACCTGAGCGGCGCGCACAGCTCGGGCGCGCAGGCGGACGCGGGCGCGCTGAGCCGGGCGGCGCACACCGCGGCGGCCGTCGCTCTGGGCTGCATCCTGGTGCTGGGCTTCGCCGGTAACTTCCTGGCCCTGCTGGTGTTCTCCCGCTTCCCCGGGCTGCGGACTCCGGTCAACCTGCTGCTCATCAACATCAGCGTCAGCGACATGCTGGTGTGCGTCTTCGGCACGCCGCTCAGCTTCGCCGCCAGCGTGCGCGGCCGCTGGCTCACCGGGACGCACGGCTGCCGCTGGTACGGATTCTCCAACGCGCTGTTCG GAATGGTGTCTCTGGTGtctctgtccctgctgtccctggAGCGCTACTCCACGGTGCTGGGCGGCGGCCACTCGGACGGCTCCCGGCACTGCAGGGCCCGGCTGGCCGTGGCGGCGTCCTGGATCTACtcgctggcctggacgctgccgccgctgctgggcTGGAGCAG CTACGGGCCGGAGGGCCCCGGCACCACCTGCTCCGTCCAGTGGCGGCAGCGCTCGGCCGCCGCTCGCTCCTACATCGGCTGTCTCTTCGtcttctgcctcctcctgccgctgctCCTCATGTTCTTCTGCTACGGGAGGATCCTGCTGGCCGTGCGAGCCATGGCCCGGCAG GTCGTCAGGATCAACCGGTCGTCCAGCGAGTGGAGGGAAGGCCGTGTGCTCCTGATGGTGGTCGCCATGGTGACGGGCTACCTGCTGTGCTGGTTGCCGTACGGCGTGGTGGCCATGCTGGCCTCCTTCGGGCGGCCGGGGATGGTGCCGCCGGCCGCCAGTTTGATCCCGTCGCTGCTGGCCAAGGCCAGCACCGTCCTCAACCCCGTCATCTACGTGCTGCTCAACAACCAG TTTTCCAGGTGTTTCCTCTACATGATCAGGTGCAGCtcagaggctccgcccaccccgGTCCACCTGATGCTCCCCAGCAGCAGGGGCGTGTGGCTGCACGCCGGCGCCCCGCTCACAGAGGACCCgcacacggcggcggcggcggcgggctcgAGGCCCGCTCTGGTGCTGGTGGCTCAGTTAGAAACACAGAGCGCCACATGA
- the LOC115395590 gene encoding clathrin interactor 1-like isoform X2, with protein sequence MLNMWKVRELVDKATNVVMNYSEIESKVREATNDDPWGPSGQLMGEIAKSTFMYEQFPEVMNMLWTRMLKDNKKNWRRVYKALLLLAYLIRNGSERVVTSAREHIYDLRSLENYHFIDENGKDQGINVRQKVKEMVEFIQDDDRLREERKKAKKNKDKYIGVSSDSMGGGGGGSGSFKNSNELDRTKWDEDWDKSRGSFPFSEKLGEISDKIGSTIDDTLNKFRKKERDDSPDRISDNEEDRASRNGRQEALEFKDEEETVTTKSIQITQATETTTTTTRKRSGGTSSKTLDLGAAAHYTGDKSPEEKSSVRQSSSSGLADLLVIDPSSTQSATTGGSSDLIGGFADFSSPAASASLPTSTAATSSTGNGEFGDWNAFSANPPAPSHPAASQPVADLFDSVQSPAAPASNPAAVPPSAELFNLMGGVNHQLANPHTTLSASQSMTFSLGGVTPGGSVAMPAMPLSRSQQSLTGMASQQPIGQQQKVGVGGQGSLGSTWSDPSVNISLDFLSAGLNPTKTPPTLNNIIQQQGVPPVNLLAQNFGGLTLSSPPHVTPIRPPAAPMMAGGAMTMGMPAAMAGGVPSSMTTGLQSGMPVNQGMMGMNMSMNMGMAAPVMMGGMGVPGVGMGLTHAISPAVVPPKQDAFANFGNFGK encoded by the exons ATGCTGAACATGTGGAAAGTCCGGGAGCTGGTGGACAAAGC CACCAACGTGGTGATGAACTACTCAGAGATTGAGTCTAAAGTGAGGGAGGCCACCAACGACGACCCCTGGGGGCCTTCAGGACAACTCATGGGAGAAATAGCCAA ATCTACCTTCATGTACGAGCAGTTCCCGGAGGTGATGAACATGCTCTGGACCAGGATGCTGAAGGATAACAAGAAGAACTGGAGACGGGTCTACAAG GCCTTACTGCTGCTGGCCTATCTGATCAGAAATGGCTCGGAAAGAGTTGTGACCAGCGCCAGAGAACACATCTACGACCTACGATCTCTAGAAAACTACCATTTTATCG ATGAGAACGGTAAAGATCAGGGAATCAACGTACGTCAGAAGGTGAAGGAGATGGTGGAGTTCATCCAGGATGACGACAGGTTgagggaagagaggaagaaagccAAGAAGAACAAAGACAAATACATCGGCGTCTCCTCTGACAGtatgg gaggcggcggtggcggcagcGGCAGTTTTAAGAACT CCAACGAGTTGGATCGGACTAAGTGGGATGAGGACTGGGATAAGAGCAGAGGATCGTTTCCCTTCAGCGAGAAACTGGGAGAGATCAGTGACAAGATCGGAAGCACCATCGACGACACGCTCAACAAGTTCAGGAAGAAGGAGCGAGACGATTCGCCCGACAGAATCAG TGACAACGAGGAGGACCGAGCATCGAGAAACGGGAGGCAGGAGGCTCTGGAGTTCAAAGACGAGGAGGAAACTGTCACAACAAAGAGCATCCAGATCACACAGGCGACGgaaaccaccaccaccaccacacgcAAACGCAGCGGAGGCACCAGCAGCAAAACCCTGGACCTGGGCGCCGCCGCCCACTACACCGGAGACAAGAGCCCCGAGGAGAAG tCGTCAGTCAGGCAGTCCTCCAGCAGCGGGCTCGCAGATCTGCTGGTGATCGACCCCTCGTCCACCCAGAGCGCCACGACAG GTGGTAGTTCGGACCTCATCGGGGGCTTCGCTGACTTCTCCTCCCCGGCAGCGTCCGCCAGCCTCCCCACCTCCACCG CTGCTACGTCGTCCACTGGAAATGGAGAGTTCGGAGACTGGAACGCCTTCTCGGCCAATCCGCCGGCCCCGTCGCACCCCGCCGCCTCCCAGCCCGTCGCCGACCTGTTCGACAGCGTCCAGTCACCCGCGGCGCCGGCCTCCAATCCCGCCGCCGTCCCTCCCTCCGCCGAGCTCTTCAACCTGATGGGCGGAGTCAACCATCAGCTCGCCAATCCACACACGACgctcagcgcctctcagagcatGACCTTCTCTCTGGGGGGGGTGACGCCGGGAGGGTCCGTGGCCATGCCCGCCATGCCGCTCTCTCGCTCCCAGCAG AGTCTGACGGGGATGGCGTCTCAGCAGCCAATAGGACAACAGCAGAAGGTCGGCGTTGGGGGCCAGGGGTCGCTAGGGTCGACGTGGTCCGACCCCTCGGTGAACATCAGTCTGGACTTCCTCTCAGCAGGCCTCAACCCAACCAAGACACCGCCCACACTCAACAATATCATTCAGCAACAAG GAGTGCCTCCTGTCAACCTGCTGGCCCAGAATTTTGGAGGACTGACCCTCAGCTCGCCTCCCCACGTGACGCCCATAAGACCACCCGCCGCTCCCATGATGGCGGGAGGCGCCATGACGATGGGCATGCCCGCCGCCATGGCCGGCGGCGTCCCGTCCTCAATGACCACGGGCCTGCAGAGTGGCATGCCGGTGAACCAGGGCATGATGGGAATGAACATGAGCATGAATATGGGCATGGCCGCTCCAGTGATGATGGGCGGCATGGGCGTGCCGGGCGTCGGGATGGGCCTGACGCACGCCATCTCCCCGGCCGTCGTCCCACCCAAACAAGATGCCTTCGCTAACTTTGGCAATTTTGGGAAATGA
- the LOC115395590 gene encoding clathrin interactor 1-like isoform X1 encodes MLNMWKVRELVDKATNVVMNYSEIESKVREATNDDPWGPSGQLMGEIAKSTFMYEQFPEVMNMLWTRMLKDNKKNWRRVYKALLLLAYLIRNGSERVVTSAREHIYDLRSLENYHFIDENGKDQGINVRQKVKEMVEFIQDDDRLREERKKAKKNKDKYIGVSSDSMGGGGGGGGGGGGGGGGGGSGSFKNSNELDRTKWDEDWDKSRGSFPFSEKLGEISDKIGSTIDDTLNKFRKKERDDSPDRISDNEEDRASRNGRQEALEFKDEEETVTTKSIQITQATETTTTTTRKRSGGTSSKTLDLGAAAHYTGDKSPEEKSSVRQSSSSGLADLLVIDPSSTQSATTGGSSDLIGGFADFSSPAASASLPTSTAATSSTGNGEFGDWNAFSANPPAPSHPAASQPVADLFDSVQSPAAPASNPAAVPPSAELFNLMGGVNHQLANPHTTLSASQSMTFSLGGVTPGGSVAMPAMPLSRSQQSLTGMASQQPIGQQQKVGVGGQGSLGSTWSDPSVNISLDFLSAGLNPTKTPPTLNNIIQQQGVPPVNLLAQNFGGLTLSSPPHVTPIRPPAAPMMAGGAMTMGMPAAMAGGVPSSMTTGLQSGMPVNQGMMGMNMSMNMGMAAPVMMGGMGVPGVGMGLTHAISPAVVPPKQDAFANFGNFGK; translated from the exons ATGCTGAACATGTGGAAAGTCCGGGAGCTGGTGGACAAAGC CACCAACGTGGTGATGAACTACTCAGAGATTGAGTCTAAAGTGAGGGAGGCCACCAACGACGACCCCTGGGGGCCTTCAGGACAACTCATGGGAGAAATAGCCAA ATCTACCTTCATGTACGAGCAGTTCCCGGAGGTGATGAACATGCTCTGGACCAGGATGCTGAAGGATAACAAGAAGAACTGGAGACGGGTCTACAAG GCCTTACTGCTGCTGGCCTATCTGATCAGAAATGGCTCGGAAAGAGTTGTGACCAGCGCCAGAGAACACATCTACGACCTACGATCTCTAGAAAACTACCATTTTATCG ATGAGAACGGTAAAGATCAGGGAATCAACGTACGTCAGAAGGTGAAGGAGATGGTGGAGTTCATCCAGGATGACGACAGGTTgagggaagagaggaagaaagccAAGAAGAACAAAGACAAATACATCGGCGTCTCCTCTGACAGtatgggtggaggaggaggaggaggaggaggaggtggaggaggaggcggcggtggcggcagcGGCAGTTTTAAGAACT CCAACGAGTTGGATCGGACTAAGTGGGATGAGGACTGGGATAAGAGCAGAGGATCGTTTCCCTTCAGCGAGAAACTGGGAGAGATCAGTGACAAGATCGGAAGCACCATCGACGACACGCTCAACAAGTTCAGGAAGAAGGAGCGAGACGATTCGCCCGACAGAATCAG TGACAACGAGGAGGACCGAGCATCGAGAAACGGGAGGCAGGAGGCTCTGGAGTTCAAAGACGAGGAGGAAACTGTCACAACAAAGAGCATCCAGATCACACAGGCGACGgaaaccaccaccaccaccacacgcAAACGCAGCGGAGGCACCAGCAGCAAAACCCTGGACCTGGGCGCCGCCGCCCACTACACCGGAGACAAGAGCCCCGAGGAGAAG tCGTCAGTCAGGCAGTCCTCCAGCAGCGGGCTCGCAGATCTGCTGGTGATCGACCCCTCGTCCACCCAGAGCGCCACGACAG GTGGTAGTTCGGACCTCATCGGGGGCTTCGCTGACTTCTCCTCCCCGGCAGCGTCCGCCAGCCTCCCCACCTCCACCG CTGCTACGTCGTCCACTGGAAATGGAGAGTTCGGAGACTGGAACGCCTTCTCGGCCAATCCGCCGGCCCCGTCGCACCCCGCCGCCTCCCAGCCCGTCGCCGACCTGTTCGACAGCGTCCAGTCACCCGCGGCGCCGGCCTCCAATCCCGCCGCCGTCCCTCCCTCCGCCGAGCTCTTCAACCTGATGGGCGGAGTCAACCATCAGCTCGCCAATCCACACACGACgctcagcgcctctcagagcatGACCTTCTCTCTGGGGGGGGTGACGCCGGGAGGGTCCGTGGCCATGCCCGCCATGCCGCTCTCTCGCTCCCAGCAG AGTCTGACGGGGATGGCGTCTCAGCAGCCAATAGGACAACAGCAGAAGGTCGGCGTTGGGGGCCAGGGGTCGCTAGGGTCGACGTGGTCCGACCCCTCGGTGAACATCAGTCTGGACTTCCTCTCAGCAGGCCTCAACCCAACCAAGACACCGCCCACACTCAACAATATCATTCAGCAACAAG GAGTGCCTCCTGTCAACCTGCTGGCCCAGAATTTTGGAGGACTGACCCTCAGCTCGCCTCCCCACGTGACGCCCATAAGACCACCCGCCGCTCCCATGATGGCGGGAGGCGCCATGACGATGGGCATGCCCGCCGCCATGGCCGGCGGCGTCCCGTCCTCAATGACCACGGGCCTGCAGAGTGGCATGCCGGTGAACCAGGGCATGATGGGAATGAACATGAGCATGAATATGGGCATGGCCGCTCCAGTGATGATGGGCGGCATGGGCGTGCCGGGCGTCGGGATGGGCCTGACGCACGCCATCTCCCCGGCCGTCGTCCCACCCAAACAAGATGCCTTCGCTAACTTTGGCAATTTTGGGAAATGA